DNA from Kitasatospora acidiphila:
GTGCCACCTTTCAGGGCACGGAGACTGTTGACAGTAACTTGTCTCGGATCACCATCGGAGGCAACAGCTTCCGCTATGTTCCGCGCCTATCGGGCGCATGGTCTTCTCCGCCGAATCCTGGCACGACTCTTCTCGTCGGCTCCCTGAGGGGGAGCCTCATCATCCTTGGCGCCCAGGCGGGCGATACGAGTAAGGCGACATATCCGTGACCACTCCTGTTCCGCCCACTAGTTGGACTCCCCTTACCAGCTACGACAACTTCAATCCTCCGATCCCGACTAATCTCGATCCGAACTGGACCTACCCGGACTACGTCCTCAATGGCATTGAGCCGGCGGTTACCGGAGTTCCGGCAGACAATCCCAACTACCCGACCTTCAGGATCGGGCGAATCATCGGGCAGGGATCCGATACCGGTACGTGGATGATTCGGACGTGGGACGGCTGGCTTCTGGACAACGTCCTTCCTCATGCCTCTTATGAGGCTGGTGATTTCGTCCTTCTCTTGGCCTGTGGCACTTGGGTCGTTGATCTCGGCCAGCGAACCTATCTGCCGGCGGTCCCATTGATTCCTGCTTATGTCCCGACCAGCTAAGGAGCATGAGTGTCTGCGAATACCCCGAAGTCTGGTCTGACCTACCCTTCGCTCTCTGATCCGCCAAATGTTCCTCAGAACATGAACACGCTGGCGACTCAGCTTGATGGCATCGTCATCCCGAAGTATGCGAGTGCATCCGCAATGACTGCGGCGAATGGAACTCCGGCCGCCGGGGACATGTGCTATCGGACGGACCTCAAGGCGTATATGACCTACGACGGATCCGTCTGGACCCAGGTTTCAAATACTGGCTGGCAGACATGGACTCCGACTTGGTCGACGTCGACCGGTCTTCATCTTCCCTCGTATGGGAATGCAACGGTTAGCGCTAGCTATCTTCACGCCTGGCGATCATGCTTCTTCAACATCTACATCGTGTTCGGGTCGACCACCAATTTCGGATCCGGTGCAACCACGTCAGATAACTGGCATTTCAGTCTGCCACCAGGAATCGCGCCTGGCCCCAATTTCAGCAGCGGCGCCGTTTTCCCCGGGTCCTGTTGGGGCGGCAGCGATGGCGCGCGCGTGCCTTGCCATGGCTGGATAGATAACACTAACAATTTCATCCTCAATGTGGATGGGATGCGAGTTGATGGAGCCGCCACGGGCAACGGAGCTATGGACTCTCTTACTCCGTTCACCTGGGCCTCGGGCTACATTCTTCAGTTCTCCGGCGTCTTCGAAACTACAACCTAAGGAGACCCAGCATGGCCCTGATGGGTCTTGATATCGCGTGGGCTCGACCGAGCAACGCGGACATTCTGAGTACCGGCGCATGTTTTGTGGCGCGTTACCTCAGTCCTGACGACACGAAGAACCTCACCGCGGCGGAAGTCCAGGGCTACCCGCCCGACGGAATTTCGATCGTGGTCGTCTGGGAGTCGACTGAACAGCGAATGCTCGATGGATACGCGGCTGGCGCCGCAGACGCTCAAGCCGCCGAGAATCAGCTGAAGGCCGTTGGCCTTCCTGACTCGATGCCGATCTATTTCGCATGTGATTTCGATGTCCAGGGCGGACAGCTCTCAACGATCAACGACTATATGCGTGGCGTCAATTCAGTCATTGGCCTCGGTCGTTCTGGATTCTATGGCAGCTATTACGCCGTTGAGAATGTTGCCGCGGCTCCGGCCACGGCAACCTATTTCTGGCAGGCTGACGCGTGGTCCGATAGTAAGTGGAGTGGCCACGCGAATATTCGCCAGGATGGCGGTACGGCCCTGGGGGGGTCTGCCGATATCGACCACGCGATGACTGACGACTATGGGCAATATCCGCGGTTCGTGGCCGCTCCTGTGCCGGCCCCACTGCCGGCACCCACTACCTCGCTTGGAGATGATGAGATGGCGGTTTTCTCGGAAGGTCCACTTCCGGAGGGTTTCGCATCCGATATCAAGGGCAACGAGATCGACCACTCGAAGGCTCGCGTTATCAGCTTGCCGCCGAAGAATAGCGGCTCCGCTGGTTGGGGCGGCGTGTGGCTTTCGTTCGCCTGTGACTTCGCCACCGTGCGTCTTCGCGTTGCAATCTGCAACGCGGCTGGCCAGTTTCGGATCAACTTCTTTGATTTCACTCCGGGGAAGCGTGTGAGCGTCCCCATTTTTGATGGCGACCAGTACGTGAGTGTTGGTCGAGTTCAGGGCTTCGGCGATGGCGCGGAGCCGGTTGGCTATCTGATTGAGGCGGTAAAGAAGTGAACCTTGTTGACCTTCTGACTGTGGCCCTGGCCAGCGTCCTGGCGCACAACGGACTTCAGGTCCTGGTCTCCAAGCTGACCGCGGTTGCTACCGCGGTCGACCAGGGCGACGTCAAGACTCTGGCTCACGACGCTCACGGCGTCGTCGACTGGGTGGAGACTCACGATCCAGCTCTGGCCAAGTCTGTTGAGGCTGAGGCAGCACAGCTGCGTGCTGCCGCTGTGGACGAGATCGAGCGTGCTCGGCACGCTGCTGCCGAGGAGATTCGCAAGCTGGCGGCCGCGGTGGAGTCGGCGGCAACTGCCCTTCCTGCGACTCCCGTTGACCCGCCGGCAGCCCCTCCGGCGGCTAGCTGATGGGAGAGCCTGAAACCTCGATCGTCACACTCAGGGACATGTATGACGTCATGATCTCTACCCGTGACACTGTCCGGGATCTGAGTGCCGCCATGGGCGGCACGACTGCCCGGGTGGATGATCACGAGACTCGTATCCGAGGACTCGAAGCTGATCGGTCCAGCTACCTCACTGAGGACGACATGAAAGACCGATCCAGTCACAGCCTCATGCGCACCGCGACTGTGGCAGGCATCGTGTCCACGGCCCTGGGCGTGGTCGAGTTCCTGATTCTGCATCACTGAGCCAAAGACAAAGCCCCCGCCTTCCGGCGGGGGCTCTTTTGCGTTCGAGGCTCACGCGAAGTGATCGAACTCTCCGGCCTTGACGCCAGCGATGAAGGCGGCCCACTTGGCGCGATCGGTCGTGACGATGACGTTCGGGTCATCGCTCTCGCGCATCACGATCGCGCCGTTCTCGCCCGTGGCGACCTCAACGCAGTTTCCGTTGTTGCTGGCACTGAATGACGACTTCTGCCACTTGTACATGAACTACCCTTTCAGAATTGCAACAGAATGGCCTGAATCAAGCCCCATGAGTTTCGATGGGGAGACTCGGGCCGCGCCGGCGGCGAGGAGACCTGCGCCAGCTGGGCAAAGGTCGACCGGTAGCTTTCAAGCTCTTGAGGCGCCGTCAGATACTCTACCTTGCTGGGATGGTCAACCCCTACGGTAGCAAGCTTCAGGTTGCCAGGACTACAGATGAAGAAGCTTGACGGATAAGGGCTGGACTCATCAACCGCGAAGGGCATCACTTGAATGCTGATTGCCGGATTCTCAGACATGTCAAGGAGATGAATGAGCTGTTCCCTCATGGTCCTGCGCCCAGCAAAAGACATCCTCAGCGCGGCTTCGTGAATGACGAAATCACATTGCGGCGCGGCCGATTCAAGGAGGATTCGTTGGCGTTCCTTGCGGAACTCCAACGCCCGATCCTCGCCACCCTGATCAAAGCGGTATTCGTAGATCGCCTCTGTATAGCCGGGCGTTTGAAGCAAGCCCGGAATGTGCAAGATCTCGTAGCTCGCTATGTGTCGACTGGTGCTCTCCATCTCGGCAAGATCGAGCGCATGCCCCGGCATGGCACCGCTGTACTCGCTCCACCAGCCGCTGCCGTCCTGTGAACCCAGATCGATCAGGGCTCGAATGAACGGTTCATCGTTGCACTCGTAACTTGCAAGGAGCGCCTTCACCCGATCGGGTGAAACGCCGGTTCGGCCAGCCTCAACGTGGGAGAGCTGAGGTGCCCCCATGCCGATCACCGCACCAGCATCCTTCAGGCTGAACCCTGCTGACTCGCGCATCTGTCGCAGCTCAGCGCCGTAACGCCGCTGTCGCTCCGTGATGGTGGTTCTGAGCCCCAACGCTGCCTCCCCTCACTGTTGCAGTCTCCCTGTTGAGCCGCCCTGTACGCCAGTTGGTGTCAAGGGCGAACACTAGATCAACGATGCTGGTTCCTCGGAGTGGGTTGCAAGGTTGCACCTGACTGCCCTACCGTCTGTGGCAGGGCGCTTACGCCATGGGTGCCCATCCGATGCGGCGGAGGACACTCATGCCTGCTTCTCTCGTTACCGAGCCCAGAGAAGATCACTGGCTCGACTCAGATCGGTTAGCGCCAGCTACCGCACGGCGTCGAACCTCCGACTTTCTGAGCGCCTACGGCCTTGACGCCCTTCAGGGCGACGCCATTACCGTGGTCTCAGAGCTCGTGACCAACGCGGTGCAATACGGGTCGCCGCGCCTTGGACGCGTCCTACTGACTCTGCGGGCCCCCAATCGGGAGCAACTGCACGTCGAGATAAGGGACTTCGGTCCTACTCCCATCCCGGAACCGCGTGATGCGGCTCTCGACGATGAGGCCGGCCGCGGCCTACAGATTGTCTCAACTCTCGCTAGAAACTGGGGAGTTGACTACCGCGGCGACCACGGCAAAGTGGTTTGGGCCATTTTGGCTGATCAGCCCACCGAATGAAGCTCCGGCGCCTTCCGGCGCCGGTTGGATCCCACTCGTGACCCGGACCGGTCTTTACGGGTGAGATCCCTTTCTCCGCATCGTTCATCTCTCACCATGCGGAGAGCGCCCCGCCCGGGAACCCCTTCCCTGTGCATCCCGGGCGGGGCGCTAATCCATCACCTGGCTCAGTCAACTAGGCGCCGCTGCACGGGATTTGCCGGGCGACGCCCAGAAGGGATGTTCCATGAACGCTACGCTGACGCACCGCTTCCCGGGATACACGCTGACGCGCCCGTTTGACCAGTCTGCCGCCCTGCTCGATCTGCGTGCGCTCGGCCAGAAGCTCGACCGCCAGGCCGCAATCGGGGCCTCGAAGGAAAAGCTGGACGAGACGCTGTCCGTGATGAGCGAGGTGCACGGCCGAATCGTGGTGACGCTGACAGACGCCCTGATGCCCACGACGGAGCGTCGTTGGCACGCTAGTCGAGTCATCGACAGCGAGCTTCGCGCGGTTGCTTGATGGCAGACTTCGAAGGTCTACATGGGGAGTGCATCCACGTGCGCAACGCGCCCACCGGCGAAGTGGTGCTGTCGACCGAGAAGACTGCGGTTGCCATCGCTCCTGATGAGGCTTGGCGATTGGGGCAGGAGATCGTCAACCTGTCCTACGACCCTCGCGAAGGCCAGATACACTGACTGTGTTCCGTCTATCAGCCCTTAGCGGTCCAATGCCTGTGACCCTATAGGCAGATGGAACACAGAAGCCCCCGGCCATCAGGCCGGGGGCTTTATTTGTTGCAGTAGATCATCTATCAAAACAGAGGAGCGTCAGCATGGCGCAAGCCCCAATGCCGTGCACTTCATGCGTCGGCGGTCGGCAGCAGCAAACACGCGTGGTCCTACGGGTTCAGCCCGACGGGACGCAGATTCCTGACACCGAACAGGTCGAAGTACCGTGTTCCGTCTGTGGGGGCAGCGGCCAAGTGGCCGGCCCTTACACGTTCATGTGACACCCGAGATCGGCTATCCGTGCTGAATGATCCTCTCGTAGCAGATCATGTAGCCGATCGCATCAATGATCGAGTCTCGATGTCCCGGCGTCCCGATGAGCCGGGACAGCTTCAACTGCACCATGCCGATGGCGACTTCGAGTGGCTGAACCTCTCGGCCGAAGACGGCCGACCACTCCTTTGCAGTGCGCCTGAAATCATCGCTCGGATGGCCGTAGACAGCCTGTCGCTCCCCATTCCGGACGATCCTTGCCGCGGTCATCTCCGCCGGCTCTGTGGGGTCCGCATCGGCGTGATGGACGATCTCTAGCCCGAGAGCCTTCGCAACCAGGTACTCAAGGCGTGCGCCTTCAGAGTCCTGCCATCCGGGCAAGAGGAAGATCATGGATGCCTTCAGCAGCATCTGAACATCCGCCCGAATGTACTCCGAGATCTCCCGGCTTTGATCTCCGTCGAAGTTCTCGGCGGGATTGAGGACGACCATCCCGGACTGACGAAGGCTGTCCGCCACCGAGTTGAACAAGTCGTAGTTGAAGTTCGGCAGGCCCCTCATGGGGCCGGAGATGTAGACGGCATCAGGCAAAGTTTTCCCACCGATCGAAGTAGTCCGAAGTCGCGTCAAAAAGGTTGGGAATTCCGTCGATCGCATCGTTGATGGACTTGACCTTCTCCAGGCTCTCCGCGGTTGGCTTCGCCGCGTTGCCCTCATCGGGGTACGTGAGATGACATCGGCCGTCGGCCATATCCCCGAAGGCATCCGATATGAGCCGGAGTTCAGATTGCGTGAACTCCATGGTGTAGGTCGGCTCGGCAGGCTGGTCAGCAATGAACTTAGCCATGGTCAATCACCGTGATGTTCTTGATATTCGGCCACGCGGGATGCCCATCACGCTCGCCGGACATCGAGCCCTTGATGCCCTGGACCTTGACTCTGGTTACCGTGTGGCTCACACGCTCTCGCGTCTGGTAGCTCCAACGCTCCTCCTCGCACTCCTCGATGGCGAGGACTTCGCCGAGAACCATTTCAGAGCCGCTGCCATAGCCAGTCGGGTAGAAAACCTTGTCCCCGACCCCATACTCGTTCCCTCGCCAGTCAGTGAGTCGCATAGTCAATTACCTCCCGAACCTTCTTCTCGATCATCTCGACCATGCCGGCCTGTCGATATGCCTTATCGCCCCACCAGGATTCGAAGGCTTCCCAGACTCCGGGGCTGATCTCGTAATCGTCACCATTGATCAGCATCGCTTCGCGTTCTCCCATCTCCTTGCGGTTCGCATGAGCTGCCGGACAACGCCCGGGGCAACGCCCCGGGCGGTCCATTGTTCGATCAGCCGGCGGTAGCCGTCAGGCATCGCTCTTGGAGTGCTTGCCGATGAGCCAAAGACCGTAGTTCGCCAGGAAGACGATTCCGAACCACTTCCAGAAGCTCAGGACGTGCGGAAAGATCAGGTGGAGCATCTCAGCAACAAATGCCTCGACTCCGAAGACGATGCCAGCAGCGATGATGAAGCCGATAAGCCATGCAACGACCTTCAAGATTCCCCTCCTTAGACTGCGGCCGGCATGCGGCCGGCCTTCCGGCTTCCGGGCCCGTCGTGGTCGACGGGCGTGCGATTGATTCGCTCGTTGATTCGCTGAGTCAGGGTGTCGATGGCTCGATCAACCGCCTTACGGGCGGCATCAGTCGGGTATTCCTCGCCATCTCGGAATCGGCGCGTCAGTCGCATCTGATCCATGCCAGAAAGAGACTCAATAGCGGCATCGAGATCCCAGAGGGCAATGCAGACGTGCTCATGGACCAGGAGAGCCGTCCGATCGTCCGGTCCAGTAGGGACCGAAGTCTCTCGCAGGGACTCATCCCAATAGGCGTTCTCCAGAAGTCCTCGGACCTCAGCCGGCGTGTAGAGATATCGAGCCGATCGGACCGTGTAGTCATAGCGCTCTCGGGACGCATACCGCGTCGCCACGCGGGTCATGAAGGCGCCCATGAGGCCGGGATTCTCGGAGAGCTTCTGATGCATCTCGGGATGCTCAACGAGAGCCGTCAGGGCCTCCTGAGACAGATCCTCGGCTTCGATACCGGGCCACTTCCGGGCCACGTTCTTCCCGACTCGCTGAGCGAGGGAGTGAATTGCAGTCCAGTCGATCTCGGTCACTCGCTCACCTTCTCGAAGTTGTCGCCGAAGATGAGATCGAAGTTGCCGTGAGGGTCCCGGCCGATATATCCGAAGTCCCCATCCTTGTCTGCGGACCGGGATACGGCATCGATGGTGAAGGTCTCATAGCCATCGCTGACCTTGTCGCCTACGGCGTGCTTCGGCTCGCGGATGCGCTTGTAGTGGCTCTCATCTTCGAGCGATGAGGCAAGCGTGAGTGACGGGTGTCCGCCCGGACGGCAACATGCAACATACGTCAATCCGTCGCTTGCCTTGAACGGCTCGGATTCGACCAGAACAACGGTTTCAGTGGTGCTCCATTGGTACTTGCGACCGGCCCATGCCTCAGTCATGTTTGTGCTCCTTCGCGGGATGTGTTGAAGAGTCAGATCGATCGAAGTGACGTCACGGCTGTAATTCACTGCCGTTTGGCGAGCAATCCATGTTTCGCCCGGCAAAGCGGATTCTGTGATTTGCATCGGAAGAGAGAATCATCGATACTCCCTTCCTGCGACCGTGAAACGGCCGTTCTCGATGTAGATAACCTCGGGACGAACGCTTCGTCCGGTGACATGCAGCAAGCCAAATCCCTGCTGCCAGTTGGCAGCCCCAAGACCGAGATAGCCAGCCTTCTTCATGTCCATAAGATTGCCGACTTCCATAGCCCACAGGCGCTTTGTGCGCCCGTTGTAGCCTTGATCCCATGGCTCTAGTCCAGCTCGATGGGTGTGGCCGCAAACGACGGACTTGCCCGTTTTCTTGACCAGGCTCATGGCCGTACCAGCCGGCCGCGGGTTCACATTCACGCCCTTGTGACCGTGGGTCGAAATCCAGCCCGGAGCAACGTCGTAGAAAGTCGGTAGCGTCTCGATCTCGAACTCCTCGTGTCTCAGCATGGACTCGTAAGAGATGCCCTCATAGCCGTGGAGCCATGGCGTGTATCGCTTGACGGAATCCGAGACTCGGAGATCGTGGTTTCCTAGATGGCGCTTCCATTCGCCATCCCAGACGTTTCGGACCTTCGCCTGGATCTCGTGAGCCTTCTTCAGGTCTCGACCGAGAGTCTGATCAAACTCTGCCGCGGTGCCCTTGCTCCATCGGCTTGGGGGAGCAAAATCCATCCAGTCGCCGATGTCGACGATCGTGTCAGGCTGATGGTCCTTGATGAATGCAATGAGCGCGTTTACCGCTCGATCGTCTTGCTCGGGGATCTGAGTATCGGGCCAGATAAGGATCGTCTCGGTTCGAGTCACTCGGCCACCAACACAAGGCCAGTCATGTACTCCAGCGCCCGGATGGAAAGCATCCTTGCGGCATCCTTCGATAGGCCGGCTTCGATCGCGTCTACCTCGATCCCAGCAGCCATCTCACTGGCATATCGAACGCGTGTCCTGGTGTTGTTGGCCTGAAGGAAGAACTTGTCGTTGTACATATCCTCTTCCAAGCTGTCGATAAGTCGTGTGTCATCAGGCTTCAAGATGTGCTCCTTTGTCAAGCGTTGCGTTTCAGGGCGTTAAAGACCGAGCCTGCTTCGCAGGGCTTCTTGCCCGTGCTCTAGAACGTAAGAATTGACATCGTGCCCTTCGGGCATGAGGACTGTTCGAGCCGATGAGATGGCAGAGCCGACCCTGTGCGCCATGGCTTGGCCTTCTCCGGAATCGTCATGGTCTGCCAGGACGAAGACAGTGTCGTAGCCGCGGAAACACCGCGCCCAGAAGTCTTGCCATGCCTTCACTCCAGGGATTCCTACGGCCGGGATACCGGCCTGTGCCGCGGTCATCGTGTCTATCTCGCCCTCACAGATGGCGATGTATGGCGAGTCGATGTCGAGCGCTGGAGTGTTGAACATGCGCCGGCCGAAGCCCGATGGCCACAGGTACTTGTCATTGTGGATCGGCTTGCAGTCCTCATGGGTGATACAGCGGAATGCGGCTCCACAGATGCCGCCGAGAGTTTGGTACGGGATGACCAGGCGGCCTAGATACTGCTCATGTCCCGGAAAGGGGCCGGCGACGACCCCGAGTTTGAAGGATTGAGCGCTGCCCTCTGACAGGCCGCGCTTCGTCAGATAGGAAACCGCGGCGTCGTTGGACGGAAGAGCCGCCGCGTATCTCTCCACCGCTGAACCGTAAAGTTCCTTCAGCGAATTCGACGGCACTACGGAAATCGCAACCCTCCTCCTTCATGATGATTGCCCATGAGTCGCCGGAGGCGTCACAGACGAAACATTGAAAGTAGTTGGCTTCGAGATTGACGGAGGCCGATGGATTCCGTTCCCCATGGAACGGACATCTCATCTTCTGCCATCCCCATTCACGGACCGGCACTATCGCATCGGGGTGATAGTGCCGGATCACGTCTAGAATCGGAGGCTTAGTCGGTGACTCGCTCAAAATCGGCTGCCTTCATCCACCAGCGACCCGAGACGCCTTCGGCCTGAACGCAATTCTCGGACTCGATGACGACGATCTCAACAATCTCGCCCTTTTCGAATCGCGATCGGCTTGGATGATCCCCAAGAACTCGAACCATATCCCCGACCTTCAACGGACGTTCGGGGGTGGTCGGTTCCTCTTCCTCGCCCGGGATCTCGACCGAGATCACTCCATCAACGATCTCGATCGGATAGTCATTGCCGGAATGGCCGGAGGCCCCGTGAACAGCCTCCCGAAACCATCCGAGATCAGCAGTCGTCAGGTTGTCACCGAACAGGGCAATGGTGATCACTTGGAAGGATCCTCCTTCTCGCGCTCATCGAAGTAGACGCTGATTACCGCGTCGATCTTTGCCGTATCGATCTTCTCGGCCTTGATGTTCGTTGCCCCCTTGCTCACGCCGTTCATGTGGGCAACCATCATGCGCGCCAGACGCGCGCCGCCGGCAATAACGTGGGCATCAATGAGTTCACCGGGCTGGATTTCGTCGGTCCTGACTACCTTGTAGAGCGCCATTACTTGGCATCCTCCTTCTCGACCGCATCCGCGGTCTCTCGCAGAAGCTGGGCAACATCCTGAGCCGTGGGCTTTGCGTTGGCATAGCCATCGTCGTTCCAGTTGGCGATTACCCAGAAGGAACGATCAACATCGGTGGAATAGTAAAGCTCCGGATAGCGCCCAGACCGGACAATCTGATCAGCGATCGGCGTGGCCAGCCGAAGGAATTCTGGCGAATCAACGAAGCCGGAGACGACATAGTTGCCGAACTTGTCTAGCTCACCTGCGGTGTCCAAGACCGCGCCCATAGTGCAATACCCGAAGCACTCCACCTCGCCAGACTCATCGATAGCCGTGTGCTTCATCTCTCCCTCGTTCTTTCCAATTTTCAGGACGAGTTCAGCAGCCTTACGGTAGATCTCGGGCAACGTCTTCCCGGTCATGCTTGCTCCTTCTGGTAGTAGCGATCCCCGATGTGCTTTCGCGCCGGAGGCGCATCGAGATAGTCAGCAGCAGATCGGAGTACTTCAGGCTTGTCTCGCGCGGCCGTCAGAAGCCGCGAATTACACATGTTGCAGAGGAGCCCGCGGACAAGGCCTGTCCTATGGTTATGGTCAACAGCGAGTCGATAGCGGCGGACGCCGCGGCAGATAGCGCACCCGCCGCCCTGAGCGGCGAGTAGAGCGTCATACTCTCCGGCCTTCAGGCCGTAGGTCTCCATTACCCTCTGGGCGTGCCTGCCGCGGCTTCTAGCCGCCTTTCGGCACGTGGAGCAAGTATGGCCTCGGGAACTCGTAAAAAAGCGCTCAGCGCGATTCTTGCCGCACTTTCGACATGGCCGCGTAGCGGCACGGGTCACTTAGTGAAGCCCGTTCCGCGCCGACGGAGGCTCTTGAGCTTCGCGCGCTTGCCGGCGCGATTCTCGGTGAATGTCGGCTTCGCCGGCTTCATCAGCTTAGACATTACGTCGGTCATCCAAACCTGGTAATCCATGATGCTCCTTACTTGCCGAGTGCGAAGTGCCAGATGCAGTAGATGAGACCAACCCAGAAACCGATGGTCACTGCGGCAGCAGCGAGCCAGAGTGCCGCGTAAGCGGCGATGACCTTACCCAATGAGCTGCATCCTTTCCGGAATGTACGTAAGTCGAATGACGCTCTTTGCCGCGGGATCAGCCTTGCCCCCGCGGTTCTTCACCGCATTAACCCCAATGACCTGTCGTCCCGAATCGATATCGAGCTGATCGCTCGCATTGTGCAGAGTCAGGACGACTTCGGGGACTCGTCCAATCTGGCCTCGAAGTCCAGAGAGAGGGACGGGCACATTTCCATCGTTGTAGGGCCCCTGCACATGGTGCAGGGCGATGACTGCCGCACCGGATTCACGAGCGATGTCGTGGAGGAAGTTGCATCCCTCTTCAAGGGCGGCAGTATCAGTCGCGCTGCCGCCGAAATCAAGATTCGAGATGTTGTCCATCACGATGAGCTTTGGCCACATCCCGTAGGTCATGGCGTAGGCACGAAGCTCGTCCTCGACATCATCCGGGGTCGGCGACGACTTGAAGTCGTAGCGGATGTAGCTTGCCTCGGAAAGCTTCGCGTCGATCGTGTCGGTCTTGCCATGCAAGATTGCATTTCCGATGTCTTCGGTCCGCCATCCGGTCAGCATCGCTGCTGCCCGGACATACATCTCGAAGCGATCGCTATCGGCACTGAAGTAGTAGGTTGGCAGACTGGCTCTGGTAGCAATCGTCTGAGCCAGGACAGATTTCCCGATTCCCGGTGCGGCAGAGATCAAAGTGAATTGACCCTGGCGGATTTGGATGCCGGCTTCTTCGAAGCTCTGGAAGATGGTCGGGATCGGCTCACCAGCGTTGCCGCGCTGGTTTTTGGCTTGGACGAGGGTTTCTATGGCGTCTCCCTCAGGAAGAGCCTGCCCCTTTCGGGGCAGACTGTCAAGCGTTGCGTTTCAGATTAAAAAAAGAGAACTACTTGACCCACTCCGGCTTGCACTGGCCAGCACCCTGAGGGGCGGGGCATGCCCACATCTTGTACGGCTGCCCAGTCTTCGGGCTGACACCCGTCTTGTAGACGCGCTGACCATGAGGACAGGTGGGCGCCGGACCGGTTCCGCCAGTCTGAGGCGGAGCCGCGTACTGCTGCGGTGGGGCATTGTACTGCTGGGCAGGCATGCTGTACTGCTGCTGATCCGGAGCCGGAGTGCCGTAGCCAGCCGTAGGCTGAGCCGGCTGATAGGTCTGCTGAGCCGATGGAGCCGGAGCCGCGGGGGCGGCCTGAGAAGTATCAAGACCAGCGCCAGCAAGAAAGCCGGATCGGAAGTCGATCAGAGATCGGCCGACGTCGACGCCCACGCGAGCAACATCACCGGTGAGCCCGGCAAGCTCCTGACCGTTGTTGGCCCGTACGGTCAGCATGGGGGCACCAGGAACCTCAGGGATCTTGAAGTTAACGGAGATCGGTGCCTCGCTGTGCGAGGGAACCGGAGCGCCATAGGGAGTCGTCAAGTCAGTTCCTCCTAAAGAGAGTTGGGGTAGTAATCGACACCGCCGACTGCGGTGCACCACTGGGATACGCCGCACATGTTGCGACACCTGTCGGTCGGAGATGGAACG
Protein-coding regions in this window:
- a CDS encoding toprim domain-containing protein; this translates as MERYAAALPSNDAAVSYLTKRGLSEGSAQSFKLGVVAGPFPGHEQYLGRLVIPYQTLGGICGAAFRCITHEDCKPIHNDKYLWPSGFGRRMFNTPALDIDSPYIAICEGEIDTMTAAQAGIPAVGIPGVKAWQDFWARCFRGYDTVFVLADHDDSGEGQAMAHRVGSAISSARTVLMPEGHDVNSYVLEHGQEALRSRLGL
- a CDS encoding DnaB-like helicase C-terminal domain-containing protein, with protein sequence MPRKGQALPEGDAIETLVQAKNQRGNAGEPIPTIFQSFEEAGIQIRQGQFTLISAAPGIGKSVLAQTIATRASLPTYYFSADSDRFEMYVRAAAMLTGWRTEDIGNAILHGKTDTIDAKLSEASYIRYDFKSSPTPDDVEDELRAYAMTYGMWPKLIVMDNISNLDFGGSATDTAALEEGCNFLHDIARESGAAVIALHHVQGPYNDGNVPVPLSGLRGQIGRVPEVVLTLHNASDQLDIDSGRQVIGVNAVKNRGGKADPAAKSVIRLTYIPERMQLIG
- a CDS encoding nucleotidyl transferase family protein, producing MAKFIADQPAEPTYTMEFTQSELRLISDAFGDMADGRCHLTYPDEGNAAKPTAESLEKVKSINDAIDGIPNLFDATSDYFDRWENFA
- a CDS encoding endonuclease VII domain-containing protein, which gives rise to METYGLKAGEYDALLAAQGGGCAICRGVRRYRLAVDHNHRTGLVRGLLCNMCNSRLLTAARDKPEVLRSAADYLDAPPARKHIGDRYYQKEQA
- a CDS encoding glycoside hydrolase domain-containing protein, giving the protein MALMGLDIAWARPSNADILSTGACFVARYLSPDDTKNLTAAEVQGYPPDGISIVVVWESTEQRMLDGYAAGAADAQAAENQLKAVGLPDSMPIYFACDFDVQGGQLSTINDYMRGVNSVIGLGRSGFYGSYYAVENVAAAPATATYFWQADAWSDSKWSGHANIRQDGGTALGGSADIDHAMTDDYGQYPRFVAAPVPAPLPAPTTSLGDDEMAVFSEGPLPEGFASDIKGNEIDHSKARVISLPPKNSGSAGWGGVWLSFACDFATVRLRVAICNAAGQFRINFFDFTPGKRVSVPIFDGDQYVSVGRVQGFGDGAEPVGYLIEAVKK
- a CDS encoding helix-turn-helix domain-containing protein yields the protein MGLRTTITERQRRYGAELRQMRESAGFSLKDAGAVIGMGAPQLSHVEAGRTGVSPDRVKALLASYECNDEPFIRALIDLGSQDGSGWWSEYSGAMPGHALDLAEMESTSRHIASYEILHIPGLLQTPGYTEAIYEYRFDQGGEDRALEFRKERQRILLESAAPQCDFVIHEAALRMSFAGRRTMREQLIHLLDMSENPAISIQVMPFAVDESSPYPSSFFICSPGNLKLATVGVDHPSKVEYLTAPQELESYRSTFAQLAQVSSPPARPESPHRNSWGLIQAILLQF
- a CDS encoding DUF397 domain-containing protein — protein: MYKWQKSSFSASNNGNCVEVATGENGAIVMRESDDPNVIVTTDRAKWAAFIAGVKAGEFDHFA
- a CDS encoding ATP-binding protein, whose product is MPASLVTEPREDHWLDSDRLAPATARRRTSDFLSAYGLDALQGDAITVVSELVTNAVQYGSPRLGRVLLTLRAPNREQLHVEIRDFGPTPIPEPRDAALDDEAGRGLQIVSTLARNWGVDYRGDHGKVVWAILADQPTE
- a CDS encoding DUF6197 family protein — protein: MTGKTLPEIYRKAAELVLKIGKNEGEMKHTAIDESGEVECFGYCTMGAVLDTAGELDKFGNYVVSGFVDSPEFLRLATPIADQIVRSGRYPELYYSTDVDRSFWVIANWNDDGYANAKPTAQDVAQLLRETADAVEKEDAK
- a CDS encoding DUF4406 domain-containing protein; the encoded protein is MPDAVYISGPMRGLPNFNYDLFNSVADSLRQSGMVVLNPAENFDGDQSREISEYIRADVQMLLKASMIFLLPGWQDSEGARLEYLVAKALGLEIVHHADADPTEPAEMTAARIVRNGERQAVYGHPSDDFRRTAKEWSAVFGREVQPLEVAIGMVQLKLSRLIGTPGHRDSIIDAIGYMICYERIIQHG